A genomic segment from Desulfonatronum lacustre DSM 10312 encodes:
- the cydD gene encoding thiol reductant ABC exporter subunit CydD produces MRANARSVRGLLLAGIGLAAAAGVLLIVQAGLLAWVVHQVLFEAAGLEDVFGALVALPILMLIRAGLVWGGEQFGVRAAMRVKSRLRMRVMDHLAALGPERLRGRSSGDLAHHVVDGIEGLEAYFARYLPQAALAALLPLAVLAFVFPMDLISGLILLFTAPFIPLFMFLIGSRAEKLNQRQWRRLALLSARFLDSLQGLTTLRLFNATRREARIIAEITDDYRESTLSVLRIAFLSALVLEFFSTVSLAVVAVIIGFKLLSGTMPFQAGFFILLLAPEFYLPLRTLGVHYHSRLSAMAASEGLTALLAEQPQVSGRQSERCPVWSSVDLDIQNLDFSHAPDRPVLRGFSLRVAPGSRVALIGPSGVGKTSLLRLLLGTARPEGGRILANGTDLADVDLEHWLRHVAWMPQNPYIAPASLWENVLLGGSFEPTGQPGMADTLDWEALNEIAALTGLDRDLTAMAQGWQTRVGEGGAGLSGGQRQRLALTRVLARTLAKPAPLLLLDEPTAHLDDQGAGMVLDALGKVSGGLSGGLSGGFLGGLSGKRTVIVASHDSRVREFADMVVELASPKDARSQEACRDGG; encoded by the coding sequence TTGCGCGCGAATGCACGTTCGGTGCGCGGGCTGTTGCTGGCGGGGATCGGCTTGGCGGCGGCGGCCGGGGTTTTGTTGATCGTTCAGGCCGGGTTGCTGGCCTGGGTGGTGCATCAGGTCCTGTTTGAGGCGGCCGGGCTGGAGGACGTCTTCGGAGCGCTGGTGGCCCTGCCGATACTGATGCTGATCCGGGCCGGGCTGGTCTGGGGCGGGGAGCAGTTCGGGGTTCGGGCCGCGATGCGGGTCAAGAGCCGGCTCCGGATGCGGGTCATGGACCACTTGGCGGCTTTGGGTCCGGAACGGCTGCGCGGGCGCTCCAGCGGCGATCTGGCCCATCACGTGGTGGACGGGATCGAAGGGCTGGAGGCCTATTTCGCCCGGTATCTGCCGCAGGCCGCTTTGGCTGCTTTGCTTCCCCTGGCCGTCCTGGCCTTCGTCTTTCCAATGGACCTGATCAGCGGGCTGATCCTGCTGTTCACCGCGCCGTTCATCCCCCTGTTCATGTTCCTGATCGGTTCCCGGGCCGAGAAGCTGAACCAGCGCCAGTGGCGGCGGCTGGCGCTGCTGAGCGCCCGGTTTCTGGACAGCCTGCAAGGCCTGACCACGCTGCGGCTGTTCAACGCGACCCGTCGGGAAGCCCGGATCATCGCCGAGATCACCGACGATTACCGGGAATCGACGTTGTCCGTGCTGCGGATCGCCTTTCTCTCCGCCCTGGTCCTGGAGTTCTTCTCCACGGTCAGTCTGGCCGTGGTGGCCGTGATCATCGGCTTCAAGCTGCTCTCCGGGACCATGCCTTTCCAGGCCGGGTTCTTCATCCTCTTGCTGGCCCCGGAATTCTATCTCCCTCTGCGCACCCTGGGCGTTCATTATCATTCCCGGCTTTCGGCCATGGCCGCTTCCGAGGGGTTGACGGCCCTGCTGGCCGAGCAGCCTCAGGTGTCTGGCCGCCAATCTGAGCGCTGCCCGGTATGGTCCTCCGTGGACCTGGACATTCAGAATCTGGATTTCAGCCATGCACCGGACCGACCGGTGTTGCGCGGCTTTTCCCTGCGCGTTGCGCCCGGAAGCCGTGTGGCCCTGATCGGGCCCAGCGGCGTGGGCAAGACGTCCCTGTTGCGGTTGCTTCTGGGCACGGCCCGCCCGGAGGGCGGACGCATCCTGGCCAACGGGACGGATCTGGCGGACGTGGACCTGGAACACTGGCTGCGGCATGTGGCCTGGATGCCTCAGAATCCGTATATCGCACCGGCCTCGCTGTGGGAGAACGTCCTGCTGGGCGGTTCTTTCGAACCGACTGGGCAGCCTGGAATGGCGGACACGCTGGACTGGGAGGCCCTGAACGAGATCGCCGCGCTGACCGGCCTTGATCGCGACCTGACCGCCATGGCCCAGGGCTGGCAAACCCGGGTGGGCGAAGGCGGGGCCGGGTTGTCCGGTGGGCAGCGCCAGCGCTTGGCCCTGACCCGGGTTTTGGCCAGAACTCTGGCCAAACCCGCGCCGTTGCTGCTTCTGGATGAGCCCACGGCGCACCTGGACGACCAGGGCGCCGGGATGGTGCTGGACGCACTGGGCAAAGTGTCCGGTGGACTTTCAGGTGGACTTTCAGGCGGATTTTTGGGCGGACTTTCGGGCAAACGGACCGTGATTGTCGCTTCCCATGATTCCAGAGTTCGGGAGTTCGCGGACATGGTGGTGGAACTCGCGTCGCCGAAGGATGCGCGTTCACAAGAAGCATGCCGGGACGGTGGGTGA
- a CDS encoding toxin-antitoxin system TumE family protein has product MLADIVEQHKEIVASWTVTHFDREGANLRLKARIVFIDGSLLFIRQVVVNGAMLKYAYHWQTQGDALIIRWDNAKHWPDVATFPHHKHVARDGVIDVLPSKGADLHEVLREVALDLQPVHPSSNLSV; this is encoded by the coding sequence ATGTTGGCTGACATCGTCGAACAGCACAAGGAGATTGTCGCATCCTGGACAGTAACGCATTTCGACAGGGAAGGCGCAAACCTTCGATTGAAGGCGAGGATAGTTTTTATAGACGGCAGTTTGCTCTTTATTCGTCAGGTGGTGGTCAATGGGGCCATGCTCAAATATGCCTACCATTGGCAGACACAGGGTGATGCCTTGATCATCCGCTGGGACAACGCGAAACATTGGCCTGACGTCGCCACTTTTCCTCACCACAAGCACGTTGCTCGTGATGGGGTAATTGATGTCTTGCCTTCCAAAGGGGCTGACTTGCATGAAGTCCTGAGAGAAGTCGCCCTCGATCTTCAGCCAGTCCATCCTTCATCGAACCTTTCCGTTTGA